A single Aythya fuligula isolate bAytFul2 chromosome 21, bAytFul2.pri, whole genome shotgun sequence DNA region contains:
- the GPR153 gene encoding probable G-protein coupled receptor 153: MRDEQRLPGNAVAWLACAGVSLLANAWGILSISAKQKKWKPLEFLLCSLAGTHILNTAIPITTYAVVQLRRRRSGYEWNEGLCKVFVSTFYTLTLVTCFSVTSLSYHRMWMVRWPVNYRLSNTRKQAVHTVMGIWMVSFILSTLPAVGWHDTTERFYARDCRFVVTEIGLGFGVCFLLLIGGSMAVGAVCIAIALFHTLWGRRGPDASKNRFHVPTIVVEDAQGKRRSSIDGSEPIKTSLQITYLVTVIVLIYDVLMGFPVLVVSAASLRSDASSDWMVLCLIWCSLAQSLLLPLFLWACDRYRADLRAVCEKCRAVLASDDGDEESSLEGAVAGELVYDRPYEYGCAAEVLALDPIATRDFSALERGLPPVSPARTEPGDRMQYLQVPPLRRFSHDETDLWTSSQVAAYLQRWGAGGEAAGLARLLAPRRDRPRHGFIPCPEEQLAYRRRRRSADSLVSPLHVPGEGLHLADLRSLGGEEGATGSPGRSASVALLPVAAPHQAGLLAAFPLAALQHEPRVLPGPPGALAVPGPRLAPEDPARLFAPRPAERCGGRALRPGLGDGGRGSSSSLLSSPSASSGYVTFLSGSIGSAS, from the exons ATGCGCGATGAGCAGCGGCTGCCCGGCAATGCGGTAGCCTGGCTGGCGTGCGCCGGGGTCTCGCTGCTCGCCAACGCCTGGGGCATCCTCAGCATCAGCGCCAAGCAGAAGAAGTGGAAGCCGCTGGAGttcctgctgtgctccctggCGGGCACCCACATCCTCAACACCGCCATCCCCATCACCACGTACGCCGTGGTGCAGCTCCGGCGGCGGCGCTCGGGCTACGAGTGGAACGAGGGCCTCTGCAAGGTCTTCGTCTCCACCTTCTACACCCTCACGCTGGTCACCTGCTTCTCCGTCACCTCCCTCTCCTACCACCGCATGTGGATGGTCCGCTGGCCCGTCAACTACAG gCTGAGCAACACCAGGAAGCAAGCGGTTCACACTGTGATGGGGATCTGGATGGTCTCCTTCATCCTCTCCACGCTGCCGGCCGTGGGGTGGCACGACACTACCGAGCGCTTCTACGCCAGGGACTGCCGCTTCGTCGTGACGGAGATCGGCCTGGGCTTCGGCGTCTGCTTCCTGCTCCTCATCGGGGGCAGCATGGCTGTGGGCGCCGTCTGCATTGCCATCGCCCTCTTCCACACCCTCTGGGGACGGCGCGGCCCCGACGCCAGCAAGAACCGCTTCCACGTGCCCACCATCGTGGTGGAGGACGCCCAGGGCAAGCGGCGCTCCTCCATCGACGGCTCCGAGCCCATCAAGACCTCCCTGCAGATCACCTACCTGGTCACCGTCATCGTCCTCATCTACGACGTCCTGATGGGCTTCCCGGTGCTG GTGGTGAGCGCCGCCAGCCTGCGCTCGGACGCCTCCTCTGACTGGATGGTGCTGTGCCTCATCTGGTGCTCGCTGGCGcagtccctgctcctgcccctcttCCTCTGGGCCTGTGACCGCTACCGTGCCGACCTGCGCGCCGTCTGCGAGAAGTGCCGCGCCGTCCTGGCCAGCGACGACGGGGACGAAG AAAGCAGCCTGGAGGGCGCCGTGGCTGGCGAGCTGGTGTACGACCGCCCCTACGAGTACGGCTGCGCGGCCGAGGTCCTGGCGCTGGACCCCATCGCCACGCGTGACTTCTCGGCGCTGGAGCGGGGCCTGCCCCCGGTGAGCCCCGCCAGGACGGAGCCGGGGGACCGCATGCAGTACCTGCAG GTGCCCCCGCTGCGGCGGTTCTCCCACGACGAGACGGACCTGTGGACCAGCAGCCAGGTCGCAGCCTACCTGCAGCGCTGGGGGGCtggcggggaggcggcggggctggcACGGCTCCTGGCCCCCCGCCGCGACCGGCCCCGCCACGGCTTCATCCCCTGCCCCGAGGAGCAGCTCGCCTACCGCCGCCGGCGCCGCTCCGCCGACAGCCTGGTCTCCCCGCTGCACGTCCCCGGAGAGGGGCTGCACTTGGCTGACCTCCGCAGCCTCGGCGGCGAGGAAGGGGCCACCGGGAGCCCGGGGCGCTCAGCCTCGGtggccctgctgcctgtggccgCACCACACCAGGCTGGCCTGCTGGCTGCCTTCCCGCTGGCCGCCCTCCAGCATGAGCCCCGGGTGCTGCCGGGCCCACCGGGTGCCCTCGCCGTCCCCGGGCCGCGGCTGGCCCCCGAGGACCCGGCACGGCTCTTTGCCCCGCGGCCCGCTGAGCGCTGCgggggccgggcgctgcggcCAGGTCTCGGGGACGGCGgccggggcagcagcagcagcctcctcagCTCGCCGTCGGCCTCCTCGGGGTACGTCACGTTCCTCTCGGGGTCCATCGGATCGGCCTCGTAG